The Arachis duranensis cultivar V14167 chromosome 9, aradu.V14167.gnm2.J7QH, whole genome shotgun sequence genomic sequence GTTGGAGTAAACTTAATGCCCAATGGCTTTCTATTGACCATCATgacattttattatataatttcggTGTCATTTCTCTATTCCACCATCTCCAATTGAATCCGCCATGTTGATTGCCCTGTGTTAACAGACTACTTCCTAATATTGTAGCTGCAACAATGGGATTTTTGTTCTCTTTTCTGTTTATTTGTGGTTCTCATTTTTGTTAGATATATTTATGTGTGCCTCTACCTAATTGCTTAACCTTTTAGGAAAATTGGTTCATGACAAAAAGGTCTAAGTTATATCCTTATTATCCTCAtttctctaaataaaaatagaattttagcACAAAACAAAAATGGGCATTGTCCATCCTTCAAGCCCAAAATGAGGCTTTTATGTGAGGAGGCGTGTTAGATCTAGAACCATTCATGTGCCTTTATTTAACAACTTAAGCTTTTAGGAGAAATGGTTTATGACAATTTTCGGCGAAAATCTTGACTGAGCAAATATTATCTGTCAATTGCAGTTTCAAAGTCTTGGTCTTGATTATGCTTTgtgaatttaaattatataaaggcAGATCACTGTTACtgttttttattcaatattaATTGTGAGATATCTGATTCTGATTTCCTTGTATTTTATTCCCTAGACGCGTGTTGAGATGGAGCGAGTCAGAAGGGATTTTCTATGTAATTCGTCACAAGCATTAAAAATGGAGAGTAACTTTGATGCTACAAGTGAAAGGGAATGCAACATTTGCTTTTTTGACTTACACTTATCTGCAGCTGGTTGTCGATGTTCCCCTGATAGATATGCTTGCTTGGATCATGCAAAGCAGTTTTGTTCATGCTCTTGGGATTCCAAATTCTTCCTCTTTCGCTATGATATCAGTGAATTaaatattcttgttgaggcaTTGGAAGGAAAACTAAGTGCTGTATACAGATGGGCAAAATTAGATCTTGGGCTTGCACTGACTTCTTATATTTCAGCAGACAAGGAAAAAGTACTCAAGGAATTGAGATTTCAGTCATCAAACTTGTCTCATTCTCCCAAGGTCAATGTGCATAAAGAGGCGACTTTGCATCAATCAAATGAATTTGTTGAAGACACACAATTAATGGATATCCCAATAGTGGATCAATCAAATTCAGAAAAAGGCAAAGATCAGAGCTTCCCTCAACAAAGGAAATCCGTAGAAGTTGTGTCTCCTTTGAGTCAGAAGAAGGAACGCTCGACACTTGATAATGTACAACCTGTAAATGAGATGGGTAACCGTAAGACTTTTGTCAATAAAGAAGGATCTGCAAATTGCAGAATAAAGCTGAGTCGCCTTGGTTGCCAAACATCTCAAGAAGATTTGTCATTTGTTCTATGTCTTCCTGTGGCTCAGGCTGAGCATGGAGGAGGGAAAAGTTCACTACACAGACGTAACAGTAGTATTATACATCCTAGTGAAGATAAAGTTGATGAAATGAAGTCAGATACCAATGGACGGAAGGAGCTTTCTCAAATAGATAAAGCAAGTTCATGTAATAATATGGAAAATACTAAGTTGATCATCCGGATGAAAGATCCTGCCGTTATGGGTGACAAGGAAGCTATTGCATTTCTCCAAGCAGATAAGGGTTCTGATTCAACTCAGCTTTTGCATGTTAAACAGGAATGCGAAGAAAACAGGGAACCAGCAATAGCTTCTACCCTGATAGATCTTTCTTGTCAAGTTGGTCTTAGTGCTGCAGAATCAATTAGAAGTATTCCTGATTCTTTAACTGCAGAGGTCAGCAACCGTTTCCAGGAAAGTTCTCCGAGTTCTCTAAATCCACAACATTCTGTCATCACCAAGGTTAAGAATGAGGATACTCAAGAAAAGCTTGGCGGGTGTAGCACTTCTAGTATAGCAGAGAGCGTAAGAGCTGTTAATGGAAACACATGCAGTCTAAACAATTACCGTCAGAAAGGTCCTCGTATTGCAAAGGTTGTCCGGCGTATCAACTGCAACGTTGAGCCTTTAGAATTTGGAGTTGTGCTTTCTGGAAAGGCATGGTGCAGCAGTCAGGCTATATTTCCAAAGggtatgtaaaaataatttggTCTGTAATGAATTTTAGCTCTGTGGCAGGGTTTGATTAAATGAGTGAGTTTGTGTTTGGTGCAGGATTTAGAAGCCGTGTTAGATACATAAATGTCTTAGACCCATCAAATATGTGCTATTACATTTCAGAAATTCTTGATGCTGGACATGACAGGCCTCTGTTTATGGTACTTTCACCTTGTTTTATATATTCTCTAGTTTAGGCAATTGACTGTCTTCTTTTTAATTGGAGTTTTTTGGCTTGCAATAATATGTTCCTTTTCTCTGCATGTCTGGAAATCATCTTCAACTAGAATGAGACCCGCGCGATGCGCGGAGCGGTAATgatagtatataaaaaatattaaaaattgctatgttttgtagaattaaattaaatatgtgtaaACTAAAGTTAAATTTGAAAggtgttttatttaaaataatttatagtaTAAAAGATTTGGATGTTGGAGTTCTACAAAGCGACATTTTTATTTGGTAGTTTGATTTTTGCATTTGTTTTGGTTGATGAACTTATTCTTCTTATGTGGCGTTCgtcctcctttttctttattggtTGTTGTTAGAGTTGTTGCTTTCTTCTTTCTGTCGTACATTCTTGTGAAGACATGTTTTTTATGAATGGTTGAGTTGTATGCACTTTCTATTGGATAGTTATTCGATTTCTAATCATTCTACTCTGAAGATTTGTGTTGGCATTGTCTTGGATTGGTATCTCCATTACTTCACGTTGATAAGTCCtgtttaggattttttatatttgttaaattgaatatttaaataaatgaattaatttttgatgGACTTATTAGTTATGAAATATCCATTAGTCAGCTGTGCGAACTTTTTTCATTTGTAGATTGATGTAGATTTTTGTACTCGAAGTTGTGCTAACCGAATAATCacctaaaatattataatataataggtTATAGAAAATAAGATTGTGTTGTATTTGTCTCATTTAATGtattatacaaaatataattctttgAACTAAGAAAAAcaatagatttaaaattttttgaaaaagatcgTACCTTTGTATTTACTAACCAATGTTGATATGAGTGCAGCAAATTTTTGGCtctttatttatgtaatttctttatttacCTTACTTGATAGTTTTTTCTACAATGTGACTTTCAACACGATGTTCTtaaaattattagtattttgttaataattatatatttaactgAAAAATGAATTGATGCTCCATTGAGTAAGTTTGAGATATTGTgtagttcgaaaataaatttcttgtgctaaatttgatgttatttGAAGGAATAGTGATGAGATTTATACAAATAGTTCAAATAGTatggaataaaatttattatgattaataatattattatgacatttgtaatatggatgtttattatatttaataagttatttatagaaattaataaattaattattggaattataaatttattgtattatttatatatttttttttttttgctgatttgGAAATAATAGTTGATTTGGCAAAAATTGAGtggttgattttaaaattttgccaAGTAAGCGATGTTGCTGATATGACATTAGTAGGAGGAGAAAGATATCTTAAAAGTAATGTGGGTAAACTTATGcatctacttttatatattaagaatagatagatagatagattgTTTTGATATAAATTTTCTTTTGCACTTGGAATTGTCTCTTTCTTGCACGAATTGTGCTTTAGTTTTACCCATTACAAGGCAGAAAAAAGTATTAGAGAGAGATTTTTGGTTTATCTTTGAACTTTGATAGTATTGCTCAgataataacaaaagaaatggaaaatcTAATCATGTACTACTAGTAAGGCTCTTGATCAATGTGGTCCAGAGCAAGGGTACAAGGTTGGGTGGCAGCACTTCAACTCTCCTTCTCATTGCCTAAGCCCTCTTAGCTGGGTGTTGTTTGACCAGAGTCCATTGTGAAGAAAATGTAATCAAACTATGTGTGATCTATTGATCTGTTGTAAAGCTTTTGTAAGGAGTGGTTGAGTAATGCATTTCCTGATTTGGTCAAATCAATGTTGAGGGTTGCGATTTTAGAACTCTCTAAAATTAAGTTGcttttgtatttaaaatatatttggaCAATTTGGTCTGTAAACTCTTGGAACTGGGAGAAAGCATTAActaatttgatttttctttccaGGTTTCCTTGGAAAATTGTCCAAGTGAGGTCTTTGTTCACATTTCGGCTGCAAGATGCTGGGAACTAGTAAGAGAGAGAGTGAACCAAGAGATTGCAAAGCAACATAAGCTGGGAAGGAAGGGTCTTCCTCCTTTACAGCCTCCCGGAAGCCTTGATGGCTTTGAAATGTTTGGGTTTTCTTCACCAGCCATAGTGCAGGTAATTAACTGATCTGGACTTGTATAATTCAAAGTGGTCCTTATGAATAAGTCCTGAGCCGAAAGGAAGTTCTATACTGCAGTTCTTGTTTTGTCCCCCCTTCATGAACAAACGCCTAAAGTATATACAAACAGcaaatgttttaattttttttataagttgaTTCAACAGTATTTCTTCTTGATGTAAACTCTGGTTTCATATAAATTATTGGTCATTGTAATGCCCCATTTGATTTTCTCAAGGTATGAACTGTATTTGACCAGGCTATTGAGGCACTGGATAGAAGTCGAGTCTGTAGTGAATACTGGGATTCTCGGCCATACTCTCGGCCTCAAGGGCAGATTTCACAACCTCGCCAAACCAATTCAAATGGTGGAAATGGTCAAGGGGTTCTTGTGAATCAGCACTTGCTCAATGGTGGTGTTGCAGCATTACAGAGCTTATTTAGAAAGGCCAATGCTGAAGAATTGAACTCACTGTACAGCATTTTTAGTGATAAGCCAGAGGCTGATCGGAACCTAATCACGCGTCTTCTAAATGAAGAGATTCACAAATCACAACCGTCTTAGGTGATTGAATCATTATTTGGGCGGAATTGTTCATAAGTCTAACCTGTTTTCACATGTAAATTGTAGCTCCTCATCTCAGGTTGCATGCCATTTCCAAGCAACCTTAATctgtttagttttatttttccaCCACCTGAATGGAGGTtacagagagaaaaaaaaggagaaaaaagaaaataatattaatgagaaaaagaaaaagggagaaaaaaaaaggaaggttGTTTgtttcccttaaaaattttgcTTACTTTATATTGCAGCGGGAATTGAAAATTATTGGAATTTGTTTGCCTTATCGGTTAGATTTGAGAGGTGGAGCTACTGCCGTTTATAATTCATTCTCATTCTGATTCTGATTCGTATATGACAATTAGCCGCACGTTTAGATTtgattattttcgaaaaatggtTCTTTAACTAAAACTGCTTTCTCCAACGATAAATTTTCTTTATGAGAACActtattttcccttttttttttcgggTCAGGTAACTCTTTTTCGTTTAAGCTATACTGTAGACTACTTTTAGCATTTTGATTATAAAATCCAGGAGGTAAACCCAGAAAAATGTTAATAGTCCAACCTAAATTTTACATTATAAGGGGcgaaaaaattatttctatataaaagataaatttatattattgtgCTCTTTTTGGGATAATTGTCAAGCTGGTCTCTtagttttaatttgataattaaattgattGTTCGATCTTTAAATTGATAACAATTCAACTTGGTAAcacttctattttttaaaatagcttATTAAAGTTAatgtttaaaaagataattttttagaaattgtAATAGTTATGTTAGGGTAAGTTAAACTAAAAGTGAGTTTTAATAAGTACAAGTTATAATAAgagttaagtatgattttggtccttAAAGTATAGGCCGAAAATTTTTTTCGTTCCCAACTTTTTTTTGTATACAAAATGGTCCCTAAaatttaacttagttttaaaatcatCCCTTTTACATTTTTGACGGGGAAGCGAAAGCAGAGGTAGATCGTTGacaactttttcttctttccttcctccttctttttccctttcttcttcgCAGGAGAAAGAAACATtattcttctcttattttttttaattttataataatttcaatagacacaaatataataaaaaaataaaaataaaggagATATTTATTGATTCATactatataataagaatatgaGAAGGATTGGTGTGTAATTTTTCTTCCTAAAATGTctttttattacatataattcataaaaaaaatttattattttcaaaatttaaatccaaaatCTTATTAATGTTATAAGCAATTTGACATCtcaattaaattgattttttattattttaaacatttttaataaataaaaaattgaatcaatACTAAATAGGCACATTAGTGCCTATTAATCCACTActatatataactatattagattttttaattttgataaatacaaGCTTGTAACActctaatattcaaatccttatactcgagtcataagtcaatgatactaAGATGGTACGACCCAAGGTGGAGTTGTAATACGtatataattagaataaattattaattgagAAGTCTGAAAAGGAAGTAAAAGAAAATCGCGATCGGAAACATATACGTGACAAAAAGTAACGTGTTTGGAAAGCAGGGTAAAATAAAATCTTCAAGGTAGAATAGATTAAAGAcagaatatatataattatgtataaTAGCTACTAGTCACGACCTGCGAAGTTTAGGTCGGTTAAGGTTACAGTAATAAAAACAATTGATGACCATCCTATCTCTCCCAAATGTACATCAGAGCCTCTATATGCACGTTTCAAAAGAAATATTTACATATACATCATCAATTTTCCAAAATAAAAGGGAGAAGtctaaacaaaatacaaaacataATTCAGAATAAGCTTCGTCGTCTTTCAGATAAACTCCAGTTCACTGCGGAGCATCAAGACATTCATTTGAAAATCCAGgaatatatacggaatgagaaccctcGACCCATGGGTTCCTAGTACGGTAAAAATAccaagtaaataaaatataaggcAACATGAAACTCACTAAGCAATCTTAAACTCCATACATCATTATTTCCATCCTAGGTTCCCACTAATCTGTAATTAGACAACTGTCCTAGGGGATTCTACTCTAATTCACTTTCCTCTTTATTGTCACAACTCTCCAACTTTGACCAGAACAACGCTCATATATTTCGAACTCAGTGATCCTATGTCAACACATCCAATCTCCACCCAGAGCAAGTGGAATTACTCTACTGCATCTACCTAGGGAGctcaattcatctcatcaaaaGCAGTCCTCAGCGTCACCATCACCAGCATAAGAGACATCTCAGTTatacaaacacaagcaaaatagacaaataaaatacaagtattagcagaaaatcatttaatttgcacaaattAACAAGCCAAAAGTATAGCAAACCCAAACAAAGTAATCAAGTGCAAATAATGCATGTCTGCCCTATGACTAATGAGCTCATATATTGGTTATACAGCCAGAACCCGACACAGCCAGTAGCTAATCTGGATATCGTCACTCAACACGAACGGAATCCTCAACCTTCCATTTAGAGAGAGACTGTATGTAACGATAGGAAATCCTCAACCTCACTCGTTCATATCACAGCCAGAAATTGAATCGAAGGGAATCCTCAACCTTCTCCATTCAATTCTCTGATGTAACAAAAGAGGGAATCCTCAATCCTTCTTGCCCATCACAACAAAAGAGGAAATCTTCAATTTCAGCTTGTCTATCATAGCAAGAGAGAGAATCATCAATCTCAACTTGCCTATACATGAGCAAGACAAAGCCACCGTCTTCACCATATCAATCCAAATCTCAATTCAATCAAACATacccaaaaattgaattaataatacAGAAATAAACCGAAGGGAATCCTCAACCTTCTATCCAACTCTCTGGTGCGACAAGAGGAGAAATCCTCAACCTCAATCTCGTCCACTGTAACAAGAGAGGAAATCCTCAACCTCAACTCACCTATTTATTCCGGGATATAGTGCCCTCCACACTCTTGGAATATAGTGTCCGTCACACTTCTCAATCTTAACTTTTATCTTGGGCCTCCCATAAATCCTCGCTCTTTGATTTAAGCCTCAAGTCAATTTAATTCCATCATAATCGTAATCCTAACTCACAATTCTACGTAGCTCCATCTGTCACACTTCAATCATAATCTCATCATAATCTTCATTTCTCGTGTATAACGTATAATTCAAAGAGAATCCTCAATCTCCTTAATCCGTCATCAATTTACCAAGCAGAGGCTCCCTACTCCCCATCATTCATTATCAAACTCGTACTCAATCTTATTTCACTTTATAATCATAGTTGGAATCAATCATCGCCATCTTTTATTATCATGATCATTCTCatattcctcaatcaaaatcaatCATCATATTTTCTCATTATTATAACCATTCTCATCATACTTAATCATAATCAATCATCCTCATTTCTCATTACATTTAATCTatctttcttcaatttactAGCTCAACTCATACATTGTCATTCCTAACTCCTCTATCTTCTATCACA encodes the following:
- the LOC107465939 gene encoding putative lysine-specific demethylase JMJ16, yielding MRLLMGTELMRICVKEDNDEFPSVPPGFESYTSFSLKRVEDNEKQNDKNITSSSVSTSASESHSTQVVTNIHVSDTAKVPRTLRRRPWINYGQYENSYEEDSDCERLDQNFSSRPCLPRGVIRGCPDCSNCQKVVARWRPEDARRPKLEDAPVFYPTEEEFQDTLKYISSIRSSAEPYGICRIVPPSSWKPPCPLKEKSIWEGSKFATRVQRIDKLQNRESVRKISRFQSNMKRKRRRVTRMGMENGTVGGLDMGLCEAESFGFEPGPQFTLETFQRYADDFKDKYFRENENVSHLGTNTTNLNSTVEPSVENIEGEYWRMVESPTEEIEVLYGADLETGVFGSGFPRNSSNVGSTSHEDYIKSGWNLNNFARLPGSLLCYESSDISGVLVPWLYIGMCFSSFCWHVEDHHLYSLNYMHWGAPKMWYGVPGKDACKLEEAMRKHLPELFEEQPDLLHKLVTQLSPSILKSLGVPVYRCVQNPGEFVLTFPRAYHSGFNCGFNCAEAVNVAPVDWLPHGHIAIDLYKEQRRKTSISHDKLLLGAAREAVRAQWELNLLKRNTSDNLRWKDVCGKDGLLANALKTRVEMERVRRDFLCNSSQALKMESNFDATSERECNICFFDLHLSAAGCRCSPDRYACLDHAKQFCSCSWDSKFFLFRYDISELNILVEALEGKLSAVYRWAKLDLGLALTSYISADKEKVLKELRFQSSNLSHSPKVNVHKEATLHQSNEFVEDTQLMDIPIVDQSNSEKGKDQSFPQQRKSVEVVSPLSQKKERSTLDNVQPVNEMGNRKTFVNKEGSANCRIKLSRLGCQTSQEDLSFVLCLPVAQAEHGGGKSSLHRRNSSIIHPSEDKVDEMKSDTNGRKELSQIDKASSCNNMENTKLIIRMKDPAVMGDKEAIAFLQADKGSDSTQLLHVKQECEENREPAIASTLIDLSCQVGLSAAESIRSIPDSLTAEVSNRFQESSPSSLNPQHSVITKVKNEDTQEKLGGCSTSSIAESVRAVNGNTCSLNNYRQKGPRIAKVVRRINCNVEPLEFGVVLSGKAWCSSQAIFPKGFRSRVRYINVLDPSNMCYYISEILDAGHDRPLFMVSLENCPSEVFVHISAARCWELVRERVNQEIAKQHKLGRKGLPPLQPPGSLDGFEMFGFSSPAIVQAIEALDRSRVCSEYWDSRPYSRPQGQISQPRQTNSNGGNGQGVLVNQHLLNGGVAALQSLFRKANAEELNSLYSIFSDKPEADRNLITRLLNEEIHKSQPS